Proteins encoded by one window of Winogradskyella sp. PG-2:
- a CDS encoding TonB-dependent receptor domain-containing protein, whose amino-acid sequence MKLKDYSLLIFFLVITFSLQAQKKVSGVVTNASGKALDNVEVYDKASGRLATTNDKGYYEFITQKSVITLAFFSYEFQIKEVPITIDGDMVLNQTLDPLGEELTAVEITAIKTKVFELTRLRDVEETAIYAGKKTEVILVEQSMANLATNNARQIYSQVAGLNIYQNDDAGLQLNIGGRGLDPNRTSNFNTRQNGYDISADVLGYPESYYAAAAEGLKEIQVIRGAASLQYGTQFGGLINFVMKEPNVNKPFELITRNTLGSFELYTNFTSISGTKDKWSYYTFFNYKKGNGFRPNSEFESKNIYAHIGYQFNDKTSLTAELTYLDYLAQQAGGLTDNQFNDNPYQSNRARNWFEVDWLLYNLKFAHKFSEKTNFTFNFFGLNANRNALGFRTNRVDQVDPETERDLIKGDFNNFGFEARLLSKYKVFNKEATFLIGSKYYNASNSQQQGPGSDGIGPDFNIRTDEFLNYPDQSNFDFPNLNVAIFGENIFYLNDKFSVTPGFRFEYIKTESDGFYQRINTDAAGNVIFDETVEDNRDFERNFLLLGLGLSYKPNTSLEAYGNISQNYRSVTFSDINIINPAFAINPDITDEEGYTIDLGVRGNYKSFVSYDLGVFGLFYNRRIGFVQKGLDDGRVISERGNIGDAVMYGIESLFDFNLKKVFKMNNDFSLNYFINTSFIKSEYTNSDQSGIEGNQVEFVPDLNLKTGLRFGYKNLMVNAQYTYLGRQFTDATNSVDSNISGVIGEIPEYDILDLSLSYSYKRFKLEAGVNNVLDNAYFTRRATGYPGPGIIPSAPRNFYTTLQIKF is encoded by the coding sequence ATGAAATTAAAGGACTATAGTTTACTCATATTTTTTTTAGTAATAACATTTAGTTTGCAAGCGCAAAAAAAAGTGTCAGGTGTTGTAACCAATGCGTCAGGAAAAGCTCTTGATAATGTTGAAGTTTATGATAAGGCTTCAGGACGATTAGCAACAACAAATGACAAAGGTTATTACGAGTTTATAACTCAAAAGTCGGTTATAACTTTAGCTTTCTTTTCTTATGAGTTTCAGATTAAAGAAGTACCAATTACTATTGATGGTGATATGGTTTTAAATCAAACTTTAGACCCTTTAGGTGAAGAATTAACAGCAGTAGAAATTACAGCCATAAAAACTAAAGTTTTTGAATTAACACGGTTAAGAGATGTTGAAGAAACTGCCATATATGCTGGTAAAAAGACAGAAGTTATTTTAGTAGAACAATCCATGGCAAATTTGGCAACTAACAATGCAAGGCAAATTTATAGTCAAGTTGCAGGATTAAATATTTATCAAAATGATGATGCAGGTTTACAACTTAATATTGGTGGTCGTGGCTTAGATCCTAATAGAACATCTAATTTTAATACGAGACAAAACGGTTATGATATTAGCGCAGATGTCTTGGGATATCCTGAAAGTTACTATGCGGCTGCTGCAGAAGGTTTGAAAGAAATTCAAGTGATACGTGGTGCAGCATCTTTGCAATACGGAACACAGTTTGGTGGACTCATTAATTTTGTGATGAAAGAGCCGAATGTTAATAAACCGTTTGAGTTAATTACAAGAAATACACTCGGAAGCTTTGAGTTATATACCAACTTTACAAGTATAAGTGGTACAAAAGATAAGTGGAGCTATTACACGTTTTTTAATTATAAGAAAGGTAATGGATTTAGACCAAATTCAGAATTTGAATCTAAAAATATATATGCTCATATAGGTTATCAATTTAATGACAAAACATCATTAACTGCTGAGCTAACCTATCTCGATTATTTAGCACAACAAGCAGGTGGATTAACAGATAATCAGTTTAACGACAATCCATATCAAAGTAATAGAGCACGAAACTGGTTTGAAGTTGATTGGCTATTGTACAATTTAAAATTCGCACACAAGTTTTCTGAAAAAACTAATTTTACGTTCAACTTCTTTGGTTTAAATGCCAACAGAAATGCTTTAGGTTTTAGAACTAATAGAGTAGACCAAGTAGACCCGGAAACCGAACGCGATTTAATAAAAGGTGATTTTAATAATTTTGGATTTGAAGCCCGTTTATTGAGTAAATATAAAGTCTTCAATAAAGAAGCTACGTTTTTGATAGGTTCTAAATATTATAATGCTAGCAATAGTCAGCAACAAGGTCCAGGTTCTGATGGTATTGGTCCTGATTTTAATATCAGAACAGACGAATTCCTAAATTATCCAGACCAATCTAATTTTGATTTTCCTAATTTAAACGTTGCAATTTTTGGAGAGAACATTTTCTATTTAAATGATAAGTTTTCGGTAACTCCTGGCTTTAGATTCGAATATATAAAAACTGAAAGTGATGGGTTTTATCAACGTATTAATACAGATGCTGCTGGTAACGTCATTTTTGACGAAACGGTTGAGGATAATCGCGATTTTGAACGTAATTTCTTGTTGCTAGGATTAGGCTTAAGCTATAAACCAAATACAAGTTTGGAGGCTTACGGAAATATATCTCAAAATTACCGTTCGGTAACATTTTCAGATATAAACATTATAAATCCAGCATTTGCTATAAATCCAGATATAACAGACGAAGAAGGCTATACCATTGACTTAGGTGTTCGTGGAAATTATAAGTCATTTGTATCGTATGACCTTGGTGTGTTCGGCTTATTCTATAACCGCAGAATTGGATTTGTTCAAAAAGGTTTGGACGATGGACGCGTCATTAGCGAGCGTGGTAATATTGGTGATGCCGTAATGTATGGCATAGAATCTTTGTTTGATTTTAATTTGAAAAAAGTATTTAAAATGAATAACGACTTTAGCTTAAATTACTTTATTAATACCTCCTTTATAAAATCTGAATATACCAATTCAGATCAATCAGGAATTGAAGGAAATCAAGTAGAGTTTGTACCAGATTTAAATTTAAAAACAGGATTACGATTTGGTTATAAAAATCTAATGGTAAATGCACAATACACCTATTTAGGTCGCCAATTTACTGATGCTACAAATTCGGTAGATTCTAATATTAGTGGTGTCATTGGGGAAATTCCTGAATATGATATTCTTGATCTATCATTATCATATTCTTATAAACGCTTTAAGTTAGAAGCTGGTGTAAATAATGTATTAGATAACGCATACTTTACAAGACGCGCAACAGGTTATCCTGGACCAGGAATTATTCCATCAGCACCTAGAAACTTTTATACAACACTTCAAATTAAATTTTAA
- a CDS encoding HTTM domain-containing protein: MPNKLRTYLNTETHAAPLAVFRIGFGIMMLASIIRFWSYGWIEKLYLEPKFHFSYYGFEWIKPIGSHTYLIFIICGFSALFVALGLKYRIAVITFFLSFTFIELMDKTTYLNHYYFISVLSFLMCFLPANAYFSLDALIRKKQSLQIPKWTIDSIKLLLGIVYVYAGLAKINSDWLFKAMPLKIWLPSKYDLPFIGETLMQQNWFHMTMSWSGMLYDLTIPFLLLYKRTRIYAFIVVVFFHVFTRVLFPIGMFPYVMIIGTLIFFDYKVHELILNVVKTLFSFLKLKSVKLQISNYTLPYRKIILPILTVFFVIQLLLPFRYLLYPNELFWTEEGYRFSWRVMLMEKAGYAEFKVVNSETGNSFSVNNLDFLTPFQEKQMSTQPDFILEYAKYLEQHFKSQGHQNIEIYIDSYVALNGRSSEPYIDSEIDLLKQTESLKPKHWILPFKDEIKGL; encoded by the coding sequence ATGCCAAATAAACTAAGAACATACTTAAATACAGAGACTCATGCGGCACCATTAGCTGTATTTAGAATAGGTTTTGGTATTATGATGTTAGCAAGCATAATTAGGTTTTGGTCTTATGGTTGGATAGAAAAATTATATTTAGAGCCAAAATTTCATTTTTCGTATTATGGATTCGAATGGATAAAACCAATTGGCAGTCACACCTATCTCATTTTCATTATTTGCGGATTCTCAGCTCTTTTTGTGGCTTTAGGTCTAAAGTATAGAATTGCTGTCATTACCTTTTTTTTAAGCTTTACTTTTATTGAGTTAATGGATAAAACCACATATCTCAACCACTATTATTTTATAAGTGTATTGAGTTTTTTAATGTGTTTTTTGCCAGCAAACGCTTACTTTTCTCTGGATGCTTTAATTAGAAAAAAACAAAGTTTACAAATCCCAAAATGGACTATAGATAGTATAAAATTATTATTGGGTATTGTTTATGTATATGCAGGTTTGGCCAAGATAAATAGTGATTGGCTGTTTAAAGCTATGCCTTTAAAAATCTGGCTTCCCTCTAAATACGATTTACCGTTTATTGGTGAAACTTTAATGCAACAAAATTGGTTTCATATGACTATGAGTTGGTCAGGAATGCTTTACGATTTAACCATTCCATTTTTATTACTCTATAAACGCACACGAATTTATGCTTTTATAGTAGTTGTGTTTTTTCACGTATTTACAAGAGTATTGTTTCCTATCGGAATGTTTCCTTACGTAATGATCATTGGTACATTAATATTCTTTGATTATAAAGTTCATGAGCTTATTTTGAATGTGGTTAAAACGCTTTTTAGTTTTTTGAAATTAAAATCTGTGAAACTACAAATCTCGAATTATACACTTCCATATAGAAAGATAATTCTGCCAATTTTAACTGTATTTTTTGTTATTCAGTTACTTTTGCCGTTTCGTTATCTATTGTATCCTAACGAATTATTTTGGACAGAAGAAGGTTATCGATTCTCTTGGCGTGTAATGCTTATGGAAAAAGCGGGTTATGCAGAGTTTAAGGTTGTTAATTCTGAAACAGGGAATTCATTTTCTGTTAATAATTTAGATTTTTTAACACCATTTCAAGAAAAGCAAATGAGTACTCAACCCGATTTTATTTTAGAATATGCTAAGTATTTAGAACAACATTTTAAGTCCCAAGGCCATCAAAATATTGAGATTTATATTGACAGTTATGTTGCGCTTAACGGAAGATCGAGTGAACCTTACATAGACTCAGAAATAGATTTACTCAAACAAACAGAATCATTGAAACCAAAACATTGGATTTTACCATTTAAGGATGAAATTAAAGGACTATAG
- a CDS encoding imelysin family protein gives MLKKGIVLLAIGFIIVACSSSDDGGTDDGMPMSFDRTAMLTNWADNIIVPIYQDLNTKLTDLVAQKDAFISTPNQSNLDALRSSWYSAYQVWQSAEMFNIGRAEEINFAFQMNIYPTNVNDIQNNIQSQNYDLANVNNNDAVGFPALDYMLYGLSNNDNDILNFYTIDADTSKYLAYLSDLVDQMKALSLDVNSSWSTYRQTFIDNSNNTATGSINKLVNDFMFYYEKGLRANKIGIPAGNFSTTPLPDKVEGFYRSDISKALATEALTAVKDFFNGSSYNNSSSGEGLASYLDYLNSIKNAEDLSVLINNQFNTAQSKINTLDNSFTDQINTDNTKMTEAYDALQMAVVLLKVDMLQALNISVDYVDADGD, from the coding sequence ATGTTAAAAAAAGGAATAGTTCTTTTAGCGATAGGTTTTATAATCGTTGCCTGCAGTTCTTCGGATGATGGTGGAACAGACGATGGAATGCCAATGTCTTTTGATAGAACTGCGATGTTAACGAATTGGGCAGATAATATTATTGTGCCAATTTATCAAGATTTAAATACAAAACTTACTGATTTGGTAGCGCAAAAAGATGCTTTTATAAGCACACCAAATCAATCTAACTTAGATGCCTTAAGAAGTTCTTGGTATAGTGCTTACCAAGTTTGGCAATCAGCCGAAATGTTTAATATTGGTAGAGCTGAAGAGATTAATTTTGCTTTTCAAATGAATATCTATCCTACTAATGTAAATGATATACAAAATAATATTCAATCTCAGAATTACGATTTAGCTAATGTGAATAATAATGATGCGGTTGGTTTTCCTGCTTTAGATTACATGCTATATGGTCTTTCAAATAACGATAATGATATTCTAAATTTTTACACTATAGATGCAGATACTTCTAAATACTTAGCTTATTTATCAGATTTAGTTGATCAAATGAAGGCATTATCTTTAGATGTTAATTCTAGTTGGTCAACTTACAGACAAACTTTTATTGATAACTCAAATAATACAGCAACAGGCTCAATAAACAAGTTAGTGAATGACTTTATGTTTTATTATGAAAAAGGATTAAGAGCAAATAAGATTGGTATTCCTGCAGGTAACTTTTCTACAACTCCCTTACCAGATAAGGTAGAAGGTTTTTATAGAAGCGATATTTCTAAGGCTCTAGCAACAGAGGCTTTGACGGCAGTTAAAGATTTTTTCAATGGTAGTTCTTATAATAACAGTTCTAGCGGAGAAGGCCTGGCCTCGTATTTAGATTATTTAAATTCTATTAAGAATGCAGAAGATTTAAGTGTACTCATTAATAATCAATTCAATACAGCGCAGTCAAAAATTAATACGCTAGATAATAGTTTTACCGATCAGATAAATACCGATAACACAAAAATGACTGAAGCTTATGATGCTTTGCAAATGGCTGTTGTATTATTAAAAGTTGATATGCTACAAGCTTTAAATATTAGTGTTGATTATGTCGATGCTGATGGCGATTAA
- a CDS encoding DUF4856 domain-containing protein, translating to MKKLVLSLFVIGALLTSCSSDDDNGSGELQVVAPATYQFQRGSTTTVSYSGQSTRIEMGQEFVSAIKNSSKTEAELDGMFTNTGNYFSTSDLNESTKNIRSKTAASSDYFSANSTDANAIKADFDTWIANQVSEVFPNWDTDAVAGTAGKIQEAGGGSTRYVNAKGLEYNQAINKALIGALMADQMLNNYLSPSVLDAGDNRANNDAGTVAEGKNYTTMEHKWDEAFGYLYGADDALAPQLNADSFLSKYLSRVEGDTDFAGIATEIYDAFKLGRAAIVKKNYTVRDEQAEIIREKVSEIIGVRAVYYLQQGKAGLGSDFGSAFHDLSEGFGFIYSLQFTRQPGTTTPYFSKSEVEAFIAELMTGNGFWDVTTETLDDISDDIAARFKFTVEQAGS from the coding sequence ATGAAAAAGTTAGTCTTAAGTTTATTTGTAATAGGAGCCTTATTAACATCATGTTCTAGTGATGATGATAACGGTTCAGGTGAACTACAAGTTGTTGCACCTGCTACTTACCAATTTCAAAGAGGTAGTACTACTACAGTTAGTTATAGTGGTCAGTCCACACGAATTGAAATGGGACAAGAATTTGTTTCTGCAATAAAAAATAGTTCAAAAACTGAAGCAGAATTAGATGGTATGTTTACTAATACCGGAAATTACTTTTCTACATCAGATTTAAACGAATCTACTAAAAACATTAGGAGTAAAACTGCAGCATCTAGCGATTATTTTTCTGCAAATTCTACAGATGCCAATGCAATTAAAGCAGATTTTGATACTTGGATAGCTAATCAAGTAAGCGAAGTTTTTCCTAATTGGGATACAGATGCAGTTGCTGGTACAGCAGGTAAAATTCAAGAAGCTGGTGGTGGATCTACACGTTATGTTAATGCTAAAGGGTTGGAGTATAACCAAGCTATTAATAAAGCTTTAATTGGTGCTTTAATGGCAGACCAAATGCTTAATAATTATTTAAGTCCATCTGTTTTAGATGCAGGAGATAATAGAGCCAACAATGATGCTGGTACAGTTGCTGAAGGTAAAAACTATACGACTATGGAGCACAAATGGGATGAAGCTTTTGGTTACTTATATGGTGCAGATGATGCTTTAGCTCCACAGTTAAATGCAGATAGCTTTTTAAGCAAGTACTTATCTCGTGTAGAAGGTGATACTGATTTTGCTGGTATAGCAACTGAGATATATGATGCTTTTAAATTGGGAAGAGCGGCAATAGTTAAAAAAAACTATACCGTTAGAGATGAGCAAGCTGAAATTATTAGAGAAAAAGTTTCTGAAATCATTGGAGTTAGAGCTGTATACTATCTACAACAAGGTAAAGCTGGCTTAGGTTCTGATTTTGGTTCTGCTTTTCATGATTTATCTGAAGGCTTCGGATTTATATACAGTTTACAATTTACACGTCAGCCAGGAACAACAACTCCATATTTTTCAAAATCTGAAGTTGAAGCTTTCATAGCAGAATTAATGACTGGTAATGGATTCTGGGATGTTACTACCGAAACTTTAGATGATATATCAGATGATATTGCAGCGCGTTTCAAATTTACAGTTGAGCAAGCTGGAAGTTAG
- a CDS encoding ATP-grasp domain-containing protein — translation MDTNSKLSILIPDGESHILLYVVSCMSKLKNIDLYLMSNEMNNPMRYSKYIKTFSYYAKTSSDIDWINNINKELEKHDIEVIMPIFETGIRTLIKHKTKISQQDRLGLLPSLSNFDTALNKGLLAKHLDANNLPNPKTVSLSTELEFDNVNSLNFPVIIKPEEGFGGGQGIIKFNSKEELHHYFSNHDFEYINIVQEYIEGYDIDCSVLCKSGEILAFTIQKGNMTGKNQFSPQFGLSFLYEDELYRVVEKLMKSLKWNGVAHIDMRYDRKANLFKVIEVNARFWVSLDASLIAGVNFPYLYCLASKGHIFKIPQYSYISYINLKGVVKSIKKNITFIFKVNFILKHTPLQFALKDPLPMIYKFISRTRNILRSRLPK, via the coding sequence ATGGATACTAATTCTAAACTTTCAATTCTAATTCCAGATGGGGAAAGTCATATATTACTGTACGTAGTTAGTTGTATGTCTAAATTGAAGAATATAGATTTATATTTAATGTCTAATGAAATGAATAACCCAATGCGTTATTCTAAATATATAAAAACGTTTTCATATTACGCCAAAACTAGTTCAGATATAGATTGGATAAACAATATTAATAAAGAATTAGAAAAACATGATATAGAAGTGATTATGCCAATTTTTGAAACAGGTATTAGAACACTTATTAAACATAAAACTAAAATATCACAACAAGATAGATTAGGGTTATTACCTTCACTTTCTAATTTTGATACAGCATTAAACAAAGGGCTATTAGCGAAGCATTTAGATGCAAATAATTTACCAAACCCTAAGACTGTTTCATTATCAACTGAATTAGAGTTTGACAACGTAAATAGTTTAAATTTCCCCGTAATAATAAAACCAGAAGAAGGTTTCGGTGGAGGTCAAGGAATTATTAAATTCAACTCTAAAGAAGAATTACATCATTATTTCTCAAATCATGATTTTGAATATATAAATATAGTTCAAGAATATATAGAAGGTTACGATATAGATTGCAGCGTGTTATGTAAATCAGGTGAGATTTTAGCATTTACAATTCAAAAAGGTAATATGACTGGGAAAAATCAGTTTTCTCCTCAATTTGGATTGAGTTTTCTATATGAAGATGAGCTTTATAGGGTTGTAGAAAAACTAATGAAGTCTCTCAAATGGAATGGTGTAGCTCATATAGATATGCGATATGATAGAAAGGCAAATTTGTTTAAGGTTATTGAGGTTAATGCTAGATTTTGGGTGTCTTTAGATGCTTCACTAATTGCCGGGGTTAACTTTCCATATTTATATTGTCTTGCAAGTAAAGGGCATATATTTAAAATACCACAATACAGTTATATAAGTTACATAAACTTAAAAGGTGTTGTAAAATCTATAAAAAAAAATATAACATTTATTTTTAAAGTCAATTTCATACTAAAACATACACCTCTTCAGTTTGCTCTAAAAGATCCCTTACCTATGATTTATAAGTTTATTTCTAGAACAAGAAATATTTTGAGATCTAGATTACCTAAATGA
- a CDS encoding hydroxymethylglutaryl-CoA lyase codes for MNKAVKLIECPRDAMQGIKEFIPTKKKVQYIQSLLRVGFDTIDFGSFVSPKAIPQMVDTAEVLAQLDLSKTKSKLLAIIANVRGANDAAQHSEIDYLGFPFSISENFQMRNTHKTIAQSVITLSEILNIADKSHKKVVVYISMGFGNPYGDPWNVGIVGEWTERLSKMGVNILSLSDTIGSSNPDNIEYLFSNLIPKYPDIEFGAHLHTTPTTWFEKIDAAYKAGCRRFDGAIQGFGGCPMAKDELTGNMPTEKLLSYFTQKKAHDLNAMSFESSYNEATKVFSSYH; via the coding sequence ATGAATAAAGCTGTAAAACTCATAGAATGTCCTCGAGATGCCATGCAAGGCATTAAGGAATTTATACCTACTAAAAAGAAGGTACAGTATATTCAGTCTTTACTAAGAGTTGGTTTTGATACTATTGATTTTGGTAGCTTTGTCTCACCTAAAGCCATTCCGCAAATGGTAGATACGGCAGAAGTTTTAGCGCAACTCGATTTAAGTAAAACCAAAAGTAAATTATTAGCAATTATAGCTAATGTTCGTGGTGCTAATGATGCTGCTCAACATTCTGAAATTGACTATTTAGGTTTTCCTTTTTCTATCTCGGAAAACTTTCAAATGCGTAATACACATAAAACCATAGCTCAATCTGTTATTACCCTTTCCGAAATATTAAATATTGCGGATAAGAGTCATAAAAAAGTCGTAGTTTATATATCAATGGGATTTGGTAATCCGTATGGTGATCCATGGAACGTAGGCATCGTTGGTGAATGGACAGAACGCCTGTCTAAAATGGGTGTTAATATTTTGTCTTTAAGTGATACAATCGGAAGCTCAAACCCTGATAATATTGAATATTTGTTCTCTAACCTTATTCCGAAATATCCAGATATTGAATTTGGCGCACATCTGCATACCACACCAACCACTTGGTTCGAAAAAATTGATGCAGCCTATAAAGCAGGTTGTCGACGTTTTGATGGTGCAATTCAAGGTTTTGGTGGTTGTCCAATGGCAAAAGATGAATTAACAGGTAATATGCCAACTGAAAAATTGTTATCTTATTTTACTCAAAAAAAAGCCCATGATCTCAATGCGATGAGCTTCGAAAGTTCTTATAATGAAGCGACAAAGGTTTTTAGCTCATATCATTAA
- a CDS encoding LysE family translocator, producing the protein MNYDILISFVFATCALAISPGPDNIYVLVQSITNGKSYGLATVCGLITGCIVHTTLLAFGVSAIIKANENLFFGIKVLGALYLLYLAYKVYMSDEDLDLEAKVVPTKSLKNLFVQGFFMNVLNPKVTIFFLAFFPGFLFSDTMSTVRQFYILGGLFMLVSFIIFSTIALLAGQIKIYTLKHKNSGLVLKWLQIFVFIGIAVFILL; encoded by the coding sequence TTGAATTACGATATTCTTATATCTTTTGTATTTGCAACCTGTGCATTGGCAATTTCACCTGGACCAGATAATATATATGTATTAGTACAAAGTATTACAAATGGTAAATCTTATGGCTTAGCTACTGTTTGTGGTTTAATAACTGGCTGTATTGTGCATACAACTTTATTAGCATTTGGAGTTTCTGCGATTATTAAGGCTAATGAAAATTTGTTTTTCGGTATTAAAGTTTTAGGTGCTTTATATCTTTTGTACTTGGCATATAAGGTTTATATGTCTGATGAGGATTTAGATTTAGAAGCCAAAGTAGTACCTACGAAAAGCTTGAAAAACTTATTCGTACAAGGTTTTTTTATGAATGTTCTAAATCCAAAAGTTACTATTTTCTTTTTAGCCTTTTTTCCTGGATTTTTATTTAGTGATACCATGAGCACAGTTCGGCAATTTTATATCTTGGGTGGTCTTTTTATGCTGGTATCTTTTATTATTTTTTCTACAATAGCTCTTCTTGCTGGACAAATAAAGATCTATACATTGAAGCATAAAAACTCTGGCTTAGTATTAAAATGGCTTCAGATTTTTGTGTTTATTGGAATAGCGGTTTTCATTTTATTGTAA
- a CDS encoding T9SS type A sorting domain-containing protein, protein MNITKLLKPVIKLVLVFAVSTSIYSQNNECGFTYSPEAQNYFDSIKSELEILEEQFLQNRLTSRSSTALTSVPIKAHIVRQTNGTGGLTTIELDDAIATMNSIYVDAGLEFYLCDTINYIDDDNFYAYETNDESALFAANSVADIMNIYFTDNIVSSSSGGGLCGYARFPGGAITENILMANSCATNGSTLAHEVGHFFALTHTHGGSNSTTTEELVNGSNCDTTGDFICDTPADPQLSYGNVNGACEYIDPFTQDANGQTYVPDPQNLMSYSRKECRTLFSPQQLARINSIYHLSRNNITCSTFGADFVADETVSCGANLTVNFTDTSAGATSWSWDVDGDDIEDYTTQNITHTYNAIGDYDVALTISDGTTSVTKVKPQYIDVGAQEINTTMIRLNLTLDDWPNETSWQFLDENGTVIDSGGPYVNPTDDFANKTAQFTVNTDMCYTFIISDSYGDGICCSSGNGFYELRATDNTLLATGSDIGFGETNGFFNGVLSVNNFSTETLKLFPNPSSSTISITSNSLPDSYIIYNTLGQVIKRSQVESENDLEINIESLNNGMYFIKLTKDNADQVLSFVKN, encoded by the coding sequence ATGAATATTACTAAATTATTAAAACCAGTTATTAAACTTGTATTAGTTTTCGCTGTAAGCACTTCAATTTATTCACAAAATAATGAATGTGGGTTTACCTATTCACCAGAAGCACAAAACTATTTTGACTCTATTAAAAGTGAATTAGAAATATTAGAAGAGCAATTTCTACAAAATCGTTTGACTTCAAGAAGTTCTACTGCATTAACTTCTGTACCAATTAAAGCACACATCGTAAGACAAACTAATGGCACAGGTGGTTTAACAACTATAGAACTTGATGATGCTATCGCAACAATGAATTCTATTTATGTAGATGCCGGCTTAGAGTTTTATCTATGTGATACGATCAATTATATAGATGATGATAATTTTTATGCATACGAAACTAATGATGAGTCTGCACTATTTGCTGCTAATAGTGTCGCAGATATTATGAATATCTATTTTACCGACAATATTGTAAGTAGTAGTTCAGGAGGTGGCCTTTGTGGTTATGCTCGTTTTCCTGGGGGTGCAATCACTGAAAATATCTTAATGGCTAATAGTTGTGCTACAAACGGAAGTACATTAGCTCATGAGGTTGGTCATTTTTTCGCTTTAACACATACTCATGGTGGAAGTAATTCCACTACTACTGAAGAACTGGTAAATGGATCTAATTGCGATACCACTGGAGATTTTATTTGTGATACACCAGCTGATCCGCAATTAAGTTATGGTAATGTAAACGGAGCTTGTGAGTATATAGATCCTTTTACACAAGATGCAAATGGTCAAACTTACGTTCCTGACCCTCAAAATTTAATGTCATACTCTCGTAAAGAATGTAGAACATTATTCTCACCACAACAGTTAGCTAGAATTAATTCTATTTATCATCTCTCTAGAAATAATATTACCTGTTCAACTTTTGGTGCAGATTTTGTGGCTGACGAAACCGTAAGTTGTGGTGCAAACCTCACAGTAAATTTCACAGACACTAGCGCAGGTGCAACTTCATGGTCTTGGGATGTAGATGGTGATGATATTGAAGATTATACAACTCAAAATATTACACATACATATAATGCTATTGGTGATTATGATGTAGCATTAACTATTTCTGATGGCACAACTTCAGTGACTAAGGTAAAACCGCAATACATAGATGTTGGTGCACAAGAAATAAATACAACTATGATAAGACTAAATTTAACTCTAGATGATTGGCCAAACGAAACATCTTGGCAATTTCTAGACGAAAATGGGACTGTTATTGATTCTGGTGGTCCTTATGTAAATCCTACAGATGATTTTGCAAATAAAACTGCACAGTTTACGGTAAATACAGATATGTGCTATACGTTTATAATATCGGATAGTTATGGAGATGGTATATGTTGTTCTTCTGGTAATGGTTTTTACGAATTAAGAGCCACTGATAATACACTTTTAGCGACAGGAAGCGATATAGGTTTTGGTGAAACTAACGGCTTTTTTAATGGTGTATTAAGTGTCAATAATTTTAGCACAGAAACCTTAAAATTATTTCCTAATCCATCCTCTAGCACAATCTCTATCACATCCAATTCTTTACCTGATTCTTATATTATTTATAATACACTAGGACAGGTTATTAAAAGGTCTCAAGTAGAATCAGAAAATGATCTTGAAATAAATATTGAAAGTTTAAATAATGGAATGTATTTTATAAAACTAACAAAAGACAATGCAGACCAAGTATTATCTTTTGTAAAAAATTAG